Genomic window (Magnolia sinica isolate HGM2019 chromosome 6, MsV1, whole genome shotgun sequence):
ttctcaacattggtaaaatgtttcatcctccttttgggtaaagttcatgattgcttttctaagggtaatcgttttatgatgtggaaatttttttttataaatttcctctgcatatcattccatgtgccaatggatctaggacgcagtgaatgtaaccatgtcttagccttctcctttaaggaaaaaggaaagagtcttagCTTGactgtgtccttagacacattttgaaaatataaagtagctatgatctcatcaaactctttcaaatgtagataaggttcttcagattcaagcccatggaacttagtaaggagttggataaccgctggcttgatgtccatatgtcctgcattttcaggaaaaatcatgcatgagggcgtactcaccccccactggttgtaaataatctcgtaaagtacgtggcgggggttcttgatgcacctcattctcatcctgaatgtcctccaccctaggttggggtagaagaggttggttttcagccatcacttcaattaactcaggggatttcgagtggtgtttagtcctgcgatggataattaacccctcaaccaatcctccttcaatcaagagacgtcgagtgttgtcacgggcccacttgggcatgaaacactcgcagccctcaatcaaatttgaaacctaatcctaagaaaggaaaagaaaatctagaaagaaagagagggttggaaagaagttaccaaattggagtccctaagttaaaaacctgcagaAGAAAACAAAACacgtcagtttctaaagagaaggtctaagattaaaaaatccttaaaaagaaagatagaagtaaactagtttctaaaagaagaaattcctaaaggaaagtggaaatttctaaaataaattaggaaagaaagttagattctaaaagagttagaattgaAAAgttactaaaaacaaaaatagaaagttagtttctaaaaaggaaagttccagaattagaaagtttctaaaatagaaaatctaaatctaaaatcagaaagtttctaaaaataaaataaaggaaagatgagttagtttctaaatttagaaagaatttttaaaaaggaaaataactaacatagtttctaaaaacaaaagaggaaagtttctaaaaataaattaactatttcctaaaaatagaaaaatactagaattagaaaatttctaaaattcaaatcctaattctaaaatagaaaaagtagaggaattagaaagggattaccaatttagacgTTATTTCAGGATCttacaaaataggaaaataggttagtttctagaaatcagaaaaatctaaacctaaagttagaaaaatcctaattttaaactaatcctaaaactagttaattttaggaaaacgtaaccgtcaatccctggcaacggcgccaaaaacttgttcactccccaattatagagttgtgatgtagtaataaactcggtgagaccgaggttgaatcccaagggactgatacctgtacgttatctgaaactaagtagaacgagaactagattaagatgaaatctaaatcgaatgatttttgaggaataatagtgaaatactaatctaaaacttaaggaattcagaggaaggaaactagggattcagaggatccacttgtagagatcagggagatcttatacctgcatcaagaatcatggaaattaaactgaacttacttgatctagttttcacgagatgaaaggtatatgaattagaatggattccattaccaaaccatgcccaggagacaaagcaaacaacagaattaaactaattaccaaccaatcaacaatgcatgaaggttaggaagggtaccgtcatccgaccatgcccatgagacgatggtgaacaacagggcttcctgacgtcataaacatcaaaaggaggaagaaatactcaaagccatcgcagatctattgtaatttcagtcacaacaaaccataaaaaactaaaagtattccttttaattgaactaaaatcaacatcagttagtctaaacaagaggcacaagcaaagtctctcccatcagactacaagcttcacctcttagccctagctaagaggtttagccatacATAAACATGATGAAGTTAAGtatcttaaataaaaaaataataataaaacagcaaAAATAGaacagaaaaataagaaaaatctcttCTTTACTTCACGTTCTCGCCTTCAAATTCAatcccccctctctctccttcttctccttttatagagcaaggagGGGTGGTGGAGAATCAGCAGAACCGACCCTGTTTTCGCAGTCCAAATCACATAAGAACCAGACTCTATTTTGCGCAGCCTTACGTACAACCAGCTGTGTTTGGAAGGATGATCCGGACGTTGATCGTCCCATCTTTTGCATCTATCTCCATGGATAAGGTCAACcctgatcaaatggacggtttggatcaatgatccATTCACGGATGGTGGCCCGCAACTGCCTGCAACTTTCGATTTTTTCAGACGGGCGTAAGGCCTACGCAGAcgtgctgacgtgttcggtgggacccgtagtgatgtttttgatgaaatccaccccatctatcaGATTCCTCTCGATTTTTCGGTTGAAATGGactggtttttgtcgagttttggtgtggtccactgatgttTTTCTTCCGCCGTTCATCCTGCTTTTGATCACGATCCTCGTGCGTACACGTGTATGGGtccaaaattccacctaggtgagggtattCCCTACCCCAAAGACAccatggacggctctgatcatcaaaatatgatataggtgggacccactagccaaaaatggacggacagcgttcGTCCGCTGTCCCTGCATAAGAAGAAgatgggtcagcccgtctttgaccgggctaaCCGTCTGGTGCACAGCCGatgcgtgtacactatgtacacgcactgtacatgtagggtccactgtgatgttcgtgagacatctgctccgtccatttgatgtgtcactccatttaacgcgtcgagaacaaaattgaagcatttttagATACCAGGCGggtcccaaatcactgatttatgggatgatctatccgttgggccacttgcaaagggatccaatggctgaaatttgacgtgtacggttattttttggtcctcgagccatgtataaagtttcaagccgaacagatgatggaaactcagtgatcttgcattctagctgactttcaggctgcttgagcttcagtttctcgatttttgcggatccctggtgtgtaattccatcgatcttggtcccctggagtccttcccttgcctttagtgtcatcagagcgttaaatccatgctttaagcttccttttcagtccatgctcgtaaatacactctgcatcacaaacatgattaaagcgggccattaaacggtattatgtttgtaaatccaagcaataactggggtctaatatgcaatatttgaccctcaacaatggatTAGAGAAAAGATGCATTAGTATACCaactggtttggatcactaaaaaaggCCTCAACTAATGAAGGGTTTACATCACCGAAACAACTCTAATCATATGAAGGGTATGGATCACATAAAACAAGACTAAGCATATGAACTGTTGAGATCACTTGAAATGGTTCAAGCACATCATAGGTTTGTGCCACTGAAAATGAGCCCAATCATTAGCAAATTTTGAATCATTAATAACTTTTGGTTCAGGCGACATTCACGGATTGATTCGTTAAGTGCATGCCTTAAtacgaatggtgtggatcactaaaatagCTTGAATTATAAAATGGACCAATTATAGCCAACTCTTGAACCAAAGTCTCTAAAAATGGAAAATCCATCAGTGGACATCCCCCAAGAGTCGAATCACCTCAACCAACTAAATTGGATCCAATAAGATGAAGGATTGACGAAATCAAGCCCGATCATTTAAATTGTTTGTAAAGTTAAAGAGGGCTCTACAAcattaatggtatggatcactgagaactgatctctataatatgtataatatattaatatagatcaacttaacatatctattGGCATGGGTCATTGAAAATAGCCTCAATCACATGATGAGTTTGTATCAATAAAGAAGCAAAAATAAGATAAAGGACCGAATCACCTCAATTAACTAAACTAGAAGTAATGAAGGATCAACAAAAATAGGCCCGATCATTAAAATTGTTTGTAAAGTTAAAGAGGGCTCTACAAAATTAGCAATGTTGATCACTGAGAATTGATCTCAATAATATGAATAATTTagattaacttaacatatccatcggCATTGGTCATTGAAAGTAgccttaatcatatgatgagtttggatcacttaaAAAGCACAACTCAAGCATTTGGATCACCAAATGAGCtaaatcatatgaacggttcggatccacTGAAATGGCCCAATCATGTCAAAGGTTTCTATCCATTGAAATGATCCCAATCAATATGTAATTACTGTAAAAAATTCGAATCCAAACAGCAACATCAGTGTATTTTGGTGGTGATTTGACATTCAAGCAATGTAAAAATGCCATCATTTCAATTTACCACAGCAATCAGtggtcaaatgcagatgttgtCAGGAGGCAGGTAAAGCAATTTTTAATTATTgcacattttctttacattaccACGGTAATTGGAGAAAAAAATAGGCCCTTAAGTGTGCAGAAATCAACACTCTTAGTTCTTAGTCTAGGTGTCTAACTATGCATGTCAAAGAATGCCAAAAGAACACCAATGCATAACTTCTATAGCAAAGTGAGTGAATCATATTGATGGAAGCAGTACCTGAAATTATGACAATCAAATAAACATACCGTGCTTGTAGAAATATCCCCCTTAGATACCAAGGAACCAACTATAAATTCTAGAGCTGCTAGATCGCCGATCCTAGATTCTATAGCAATGCTCAATAGATTTGCAGCAGTTTCTATAGGGTTTCTCATCAAATAAATTGTGATGAATGCATCCTCAACAGCTGCTTGGATAGACTTGTCCTGCGAAAATACCTACAGAAATCCAAtgcaaacacacccttaaatgCTTGCCAAGATTCCTTTGGAAGTCTAGAAGAATTGTAACAGAAATCAAAGAGGATGCTTACAAGTGGCAACATTTTTCGGAGACAAGCCTCAGAGTCATCAATTTGGAACTGTCTGCACCTCATCAGCAAAAGAATCGTGTTCTCAACATCAGTGGCAGAAGATGAAGACAGCAGTTGGACCAGAGTCGACATTGTGGAGGATATGCACTTTGAGAACCTCAAACAAGTCTCAAGTGATGCAACCAAGGCCCTGGTCTGCTCCAGGTTCCCAAAATCCAGCATGGAAGAATCCTTGTTGACCCCATCTTCCACCCCAGGCAAACGACTATCAATAACACTGTCTTGCTGCTCTGACTTCAGCCTGATAAACCTTTCCATCTGCTTCACACATCTCATTGTCTAAAGGTATCCCATCCAAAAATGCTCTCAGAAGGTGCATTGGGTTCCATCTCTTCCAGTTTCTCCTTGTATTTCTCCAAGGGCGCTTCAAATGATGCAATGCGAAGTGGTGGAGAATACAAATGGAGAATCGATTTCCCAGAGGCCAATCAATAGATCAAATCAAAATAATAGAGACAAAATACATCTATCTGCCCTAGAAATCCCTAAATTGCACATCAAAGAACAGGAGATTAAAGGACAttcaaccagagagagagagatgacccgGTGGTTGTTGCCGGGGTTGGCTGCCATGAAAATGCAGACTAACGGACCAgatcatatcatcatcttctcACCATCATCGCCATTGTAGATAGGAGAGAGATCGAGGGTTTCATGGGGCGAGAGGAGACCGGTGAGAGAGGGAGGAGGGGGGTTGGGTTAGCAACATGAGTTGAAACAAAATCGAATTTGTGGATTAGTTGCATTGCATCATTTGGGGAGAAGGAGGAGATGGAAATTGGGGTTTCGACAGAGAGGCGGATGATGTCATCACCGATATCGAACAAGAGAGAGCtctgaaaccctagaaaaaacagagagagagagagaggagagagacgctTCTTGGGACCGAGTCGGgagaatgaaaaaagaaagtgGAATGTAATCGGTGGAGAGATGACCGTTACAGGCCTATTTCTTGCGTATTAAGCAAGATTTGGAGGGCAACCATGATTtttgaaattggattgcgtactgagtaaactcagttgggcccaccctgaatgtatgtagtctatccacaccatccatccatttttctaaatgatttaaggggttgatcccaaaattgaagcatatccaatgatcaagaagttcataccacaggaaacagtgggaataatgatttccaccgttgaaaccttgctaggccccacagtgatgtttatttgtcatccaacctgttgataagatcatacagacattaatgaatggaaaacataaaaataatcttgatccaaaacttatgtggccccaagaagttttcaacggtagatattcaattcacactgtttcttgttgtgtgatctagatatgcttaatttttgagctcaagtcctaaaattatccgataaaatggatggacggagtggatcaaatacataaatccttgtctacctcatagagtttactcagtatgctaagttTACTATgttactcagtaagcaatccgcttccgtgatttttgtgagaaatccttcggACGGGAAACGGCTACTCCccctggctggtggtcagtgctccgtgggcccaccataatgtatgtgtttcatccattccattcatc
Coding sequences:
- the LOC131248924 gene encoding condensin-1 complex subunit CAP-D2-like; this translates as MRCVKQMERFIRLKSEQQDSVIDSRLPGVEDGVNKDSSMLDFGNLEQTRALVASLETCLRFSKCISSTMSTLVQLLSSSSATDVENTILLLMRCRQFQIDDSEACLRKMLPLVFSQDKSIQAAVEDAFITIYLMRNPIETAANLLSIAIESRIGDLAALEFIVGSLVSKGDISTSTVCLFDCHNFRYCFHQYDSLTLL